Below is a window of Synechococcus sp. RSCCF101 DNA.
CTGGACGATCGACCGCCTAGCGCCCTGACTGGAGCAGGCGGATCGGCTCGCTCCCGGACCGCGGCCGCCGGATCGGTCCGTTGCCAGGCTTCAGCCAGCCGCACCCGCTGCTGTGGGCCCCACTCCGCTCCACCTGCCAGCCGGAACCCACCACCTCTGCCGCTGTGGTCGCAGCCGCCACGGCTGGTTGTGCGATGGAGCCCATCTCGGCACCGGGCTGGTGTCCTACGACCTCACCACATCCGAGGACGGGGTGGTGCTGATGTGTGGTTGCCACAGGTCCCGCTGCTACCCGCTCTGCGATGGCCGCCATGAGCGGCCGCCCCGACAGACGCGCTGGTGGCGCCTGTGGCCGCTTCGATCCGGGTCCTGATCAGCTCTGGCTGCGCGCCCACCACAGCCGGGGCGAAGGGCTCCGGCACATCGGTGATCCAGGTGCGCCCCACTGTGTAGAGGAGGATCTGGCTCAGGGCCGCGGCAACGAAGGTGGGCAGGGCCATCCACCAGTCCGCAATGAAACCGATCGCCACCACACCATCCATGCCCAGGTCGGCCACATCGAGAACCCGCCATTTCAGAGGCGACTCCAGCCAGGACGATCCGGACAGCCCGGCGATGTTGGCGATGTGAACCACGGCTCCAGCGCCGTAGAGAAGAGCCACGATCCAGACGACCGCTTTCACACCAGCCGAGGTCATGCGGATCGCTGCGCGACTGGATGGTTGGACCGTTGGCGCAACCTAGCTTTCATTGAATCGTGCCGCCCGGGACTCGGGAATCAGCCATGCCCGCACGAATGCACCTGTGGTTCGGTCTGGCCTTGTGGGTGGTGCTCCTGTGCCCCGCCGTGGCCATCGCGGAACCCCGGTTGAAGGATCTGCTGGCCGCGCCGGAACAGCTGCCGCTCGCCGGCGGAACGCTGCGGCTTGAGGTGGATCTGTGGCGCGACTTCATGCCCATCGCACCAGCCGATGGCCGCCCCCTGATGGCATCGATCACGCTCAAGCCGATGCGTGGGGCGGTGCTGCCGGACGCGCTTGCGGTGGAGAGCGTCTGGGTGGTCAATGGCCAGCAGCTCTGGATGGCCGAGCCCGGGGAGGTGCGCCTCTCGGATGGTGCATCGCCGTCGCTGGTGGTGGTGGTTCGCGATGGCCCGAAATGGGGCCCGGGGATCGACGTGGATGTGGTGGTGCGGATCCGCACGGCCACTGGTGAGTCGCGCCTGCTCCGGGCTGCCGGCCAGCGCATCGAGCGGACCGACTGAGAGGCGCCACGGCTTCTTGGATCGGTGCGGTTGGGGCCAACCGAGATCCGATCGGCCTGCTCGGCGGTAGTGGGAGGAGCGGGGCCGGTTGTTCTCGATCGGCGCTCGCCTGTTCCTCCATTCCTCTCCCATCCGATGAACACTCCTCAGGCACCCCAGGCTGTGGTCAGCGCTGCCATCAGCGGCGTTCTGGCCCTCGGTCTCGTGGCCGCCGGCGCCGGTGAATCCCTGGCCGCCAAGGCCGGCATGGAAAAGTGCGCCGGCATCGCCCGGGCCGGCATGAACGACTGCGGCACCAGCACCCACTCCTGTGCCGGTGAGGCGAAGGTGTCCGGCGATCCGGAGGAGTGGGTCTACGTGCCCACCGGCACCTGCAAGAAGATCGTGGGCGGCACCCTCAAGACCTCCTGACCCCGCGAGGCCCCAGTCCATCCCGATGGTTGCCACTGCTCATGGCCGCGTCCTGCATCACCGGTGTGGGCCTGGGGCTTCGATCCCCCCACTACGCCGACATCCTCTCCACCAGGCCGGCGATTCCCTGGTTCGAAGCCCTCTCGGACAACTATCTCGGCGGGGGGCTGCCCCTGCATCACCTCAGCCGGGTGCGTGAGACCTACCCGATCACCCTGCATGGCGTCGGCCTCTCGCTGGGTTCGGTGGATCCGCTCAACACCGACTACCTGCAGCGCTTGAAGGCGCTGGTGGATCGCATGGAGCCTGCCCTGGTCTCCGACCATCTGGCCTGGGTCTCTCGCGGTGGGCGCTACTTCCACGATCTGGCGCCCCTGCCCTACACCGAGGAGGCCCTGGTGCATGTGGTGGAGCGGGTCCAGCGGGTGCAGGAGCTGCTGGGGCGTCGGATCCTGCTGGAGAACCTCTCCCCCTATGTGTCCTTCGCGGGAGCCGACTATCCCGAGTGGGCGTTTCTGGCGGAGCTGGCCGATCGCGCCGACTGCTTCCTGCTGCTGGATGTGAACAACGTCTTCGTGAATGCCTTCAACCACGGTTTCGATCCAGAGCAATACCTCGATGCCCTGCCTGCCGAGCGGGTCAAGGAGATCCACCTCGCCGGCTACGAGGAGCAAGGCTGCTTCCTCTTCGACACCCATGGCCGGGAGGTGCAGGAGGGGGTGTGGGCCTTGTATCGCCGCGCCCTGCAGCGCTTCCCCGGGGTGCCGGCCCTGATCGAGTGGGACAACGCCATTCCCCCCTTTGATGTGCTGCTGGCTGAAGCGGCCAAGGCGGAAGCCCTGCGTCGGGAGCCGGCCGCGCTGTGAGCCTGGCCGATCTGCAGCAGCTGTTCACCGCGGCGGCCCTGGGCCGGGCCAGCGAGGACGACCTGGCCCGGCTGGATCAGCATCTGCAGGGAAGCCCGGTGCTCCCGGCCCGCCAGGGCATCGAGGCCTACCGCACCAGCGTGGCCGGCAAACTGCTGCGCAGCCTGGAGCAGATCTACCCGGTCTGCCTCCAGCTGGTGGGCCCGGCCTTCTTCCAGGCCATGGCCACGGCGTTCCTCACCACCGAGGTGTCCCACTCCCCGGATCTGGGCGACTTCGGGGGAGGGCTTCCGGCCTTCCTCGCAGCATTCCCGCCCGCCCGGCCGCTGCCGTATCTCGCCGATGTGGCCCGGCTGGAGTGGCACTGGCACCGGGCCTTCAACGCTCCTGATGAGGAGGGCCTGAACCTGGAGGCGCTGGCCCGGGTTCCACCCGAGCAATGGCCGCAGCTGGTGTTCCGGTTGCCTGCCGGCTCGGCTCTGATCGCCTCCGACTACCCGATCCACCGCATCTGGCAGGCCAACGCTGCGGCCGATGCCCAGGAGCAGGAGATCGATCTCAACGCGGGAGGCGTGCACCTCTTCGTGTGGCGGGACGGCCACACCACGCGCGTGGATCCTCTGGAGGCGCAGGAGTGGCAACTGCTGGAGGCCCTGGGCCGGTGTGTGCCCTTCGGGGAGATCTGCGGCCTGGACGTTGATCTCAACGACGTCACGCTCGCCTCACTTCTGCCCCTCTGGGTGCAGCGCGGCTGGTTGTGTGGCTTTGAGGTGGCTGGGTGTGGTGTTGAGGCACAACCCCCGGCCTGATTGAGAAGGGTGTGTGACGCCTGTGGTGGCAGCTGGGCTGGGCGAGCGATCAACCGGCCACAGTCATCAGTGCTGCTTGTTGGCCATTCGTCTCCTTGATGGTGGACAGGACATCGGCACCATCCAGGAGTGGCTTGGCAACAGCGATGTGGAGACGACTAGAAGACGATCATGATCGACACACATCTTCTCAGTTGGGGCCGTCAGGGTGTTTCGATCGCGGCCGACCTTCTGGTGTGGCTCGTTCAGTGCGATCGGCGGATCCCAATCATCTGGTTTAGTCTGTTTGAGGAACAGACACCGGAGACTCTGAGTCAGCATCATGAGTCTGTCTCTCGTTGAGGCTGTCTCCCATCCGCAGGCACCGCCAGCATCTCTGGTTTGCGTGGCGGATCTGCCCAGTTATTGTTTCGTGTAGGGAGATCGCATGAGAGAGTCGAGACTCAATAGCTATGCCGAGTTGCTCGATCATCCCGAGCGTCTTGACCGGACAGTTGCCCGTCGTGCCAGGAGTCGCAGAATTCTGACCGTCGCCGTATGGATCATTCTGGGGGCGTGGGTGCTTGGACTGGTTTCAGATCATCTCTCAGGTCAGTCCAATGACCCGAACCTTGGCTTTGTTGCTCTCTGGCTCGCGATCTACTGCATCAGTGAGCTGGAATGGCAGATGCTGTCGCTCATCAAGAAACTCAAAGATAGAGAAATCGATGCAGCGCAGCGGAGTGGGTTGGATCCTTGATGATGAGCTTTCAAGAGCGGTGTCCGAGCAGGTCACCTTTGGCGGTATGCGCTCTTCGATGTCTGATCTATTCTGGTCTTCCTCTCTGCAGTGGGGCCGATCGTGAGAATCCTTCTTGCCCTTGCAGTCTTCTGGTTGCCAGCACTCCCAGTGCAGGCACAAGAAGGCACTGAAATGACCTGCCTTGAAGCTGCGACGACTCAGTTGGAGATGAATCAATGTGCCGGCCTCGACTTGGAGGCGGCGGAGTCTGAGTTGAACCGCGTGCTGGCTGACATCAACCTTCGCTATGCGGACAAAGCGGATTTTCTGAATAAGCTGAAGATGTCGCAGAGTGCGTGGCAAACACTCCGGGAGGCGAACCTGGACTTGCGCTTCCCTTTGGAGGACAAGCGGGTGCAGTACGGAAGCATGGTTCCGATGTGTGTTCAGACGATTGATCGTCAGCTGGTCATTGAGCGAGTTGCGTTCTTGAAGCAGTGGCTGGTCGGCATTGATGAAGGTGACGTCTGTGGTGGATCGATCCAGAGCAGCGACTGTCTTGAGAACGATTGCAGCTGACGCGCGCAGCAGTGATGACGATAGGCCATGCAGCGAGAGTTCACATGGTCCTGGACAACGCGTTGCACTGGTGGCCGGCCGGTTCCGTTCCTGGTTGGGCTTGTGCATGTGTTGCCCTCCCTGATCGCAGCAGCCCCGGTCATGCCATGGCGACCGCGCAGGTTCTTGGCCCGGAGACGTGACAATCGTTGAGAAGCGCCGATTTGCAGCATCGGCTCACGACATCTGGCAGATCATCCATGATCCCGGGACGATGCCGGCATGGAATCCAAAATGCGTTTGAAGCCGAAAGCCAAGGAGATTGGAGGTCGGCCAGACGTTTGCGGTGACCGACGAGATGAACCGGAAGCGAAGCAAGGCACTTGCGGAGCTCGTGCACTACGAGAAAGATCAGTTGATCCATTTCAGATACCATTATGAAGAATCGGCTCAGATTGGAGCTGTGGACGAGATCTTTGAGCTGCGATCGGGCAACAGGGGTGTTGAGCTGGTGCACACGGTGGATTTCGATCAATCCACCTTGCCTTGGTGGGTCAAACTGTTGATTGGTTATCTCAATCGATTTGGCAAGGCAGAAGGGGAAGGGCCGTTGGATGGAATCGCCGCCCTTCTCGACTGATCGTTGAGCCGCCAATTCGCTGAGGCTGGCGCCGCCGGCTCGCGCACGCGCCCACCCTGGGATTTAGCGTTGCTTGAGCTTCGGAGGTGCCAGCATGAACAAGCTGCACATTGCGCTGTCCACGGCCAGACTTGAGGAATCCGTCGCCGATTACACGGCTCGGCTCGGGGCTGCGCCATGCGTTGTGATCCCCAACGAGTATGCCTTGTGGCGAACCGAATCGCTCAACGTTTCCATTCGTCAGGACACCCGTTGCCAGCCCGGTCAGTTGCGGCATCTGGGCTGGGAAGACAGTGAAGCCCAGGCGTTTGCTGAGGACAGGGATGTGAATGGCATCGTGTGGGAACGGTTCAGCGCGCAACAGCAAGCGGACGACATCAATGCGATCTGGCCTGAGGCGAAGTACTGGCCAGATCTCTGACTGCATGCCAGTGGCTCCTCCTGTTTCCTGAGCCCCGAACTGCCAATGCTCACCTGCCACCCCATCGATTCCTGCACCATTCCTGAACTGCTTGCGCTGCTGAACGATGCACGTGTGCGCAGGTACCTCATGCTTCATGCCCCCTTCACAGCCTCGTCGGCAGATGACTGGCTCCAGGTCAAACAGGCCGAGGACCGTCGGCCAGGCTGCCTCATCCGTGCCATCCGGAATGGCGCCGATCTGGTGGGTTGGTGCGGCATCCAGAAGCAGGACGACTCCTTCGAGCTGGCCATTGTGCTGGCACCCTCTCAGTGGTCTCGCGGACGAGACGTACTCGCAACACTGAAGACGTGGGGCCGGCAGCAGGGTCACACCTCCCTGGTGGCTCTGCTGCCCAGCAGCCGGCCCCAGCGGCGCGCCATTGCTCGACTGTTCGGCCAGCCGTCCTCGGAAACGGTGCTCCAGGGCACGGTGTTCAACCGCTACACGATCGCCCTCTGAGACGGCACTGCCGCCGCCTCCACCGTCCCGTTCCGGGGCCAGGCCATCCAGAAGAGATGGATCGTCGAAGTGCTGAAAAGGTATAAAATCCGTACCGAATGAACTTTGAGTGCGACCCGCTCAAGAGTGCGGCCAACCAGGTCAAGCACGGCATCGATTTCCTCGATGCGCAAGCCCTCTGGAGTGATCCCGCCGTGCTCGAGATTCCAGCCCGTACCACCGATGAGCCACGGTTCCTCGTGATTGGCCAGATCCACCGCAGGCACTGGTCGGCTGTGATCACGTATCGCGGCCAGGCCATCCGTCTCATTTCCGTCCGCCGCTCCCGCCCGGAAGAGGTCCAGCTTTATGAACAGCTCTGAATTTGATCGGCGCGTTGATGACGGTGAGTCCGTGGTCGAGGCGCTCGATCTCGACGGTGCCCGTCGATCCCGCTTGCAACAGAAGCGCGTGAACGTGGATTTCCCCCTCTGGATGGTGGAGCGACTCGACCATGAGGCCACCCGGCTCGGTGTGACCCGCCAGTCGATCATCAAGGTCTGGCTCGCAGAGCGTCTGGAGCACGGTCGGCCTGCCGCGTCGTCTCAAGCCGACAGCTGCCTCCCTTCGCCGCAGGAGAAGAGCTGAGTCAGGACTGATCAGGCTGCCGCATCCGCATCAGCCTCCACCACAACCCTGGCGCCCGCTGCACACACCCTGGCGTCCAGGGACGAGAAGTCTGCGCTGAACGTCACGACTCTGGCGGTGTTCCGATTCGCTCCGAGCGCCACCCCCCATGACGTGCCTCGAACAGGCCACCCTTCTGGCCCCGCCCTCTCCGTCGACCCGCACCACACTGGTTCTCGGATCGTCCGGAAAGACCGGCCGGCGCATCGCGGCTCGCCTGCATGAGCGGGGTTGCGCTGTTCGCTCGGGATCACGCACCGCCTCACCGGCGTTCCACTGGGAGGACCCCTCCACCTGGTCTGACGTGCTGAGTGATGTGGCCCAGATGGTGGTGATCCTTCCCTCCAGCCTGCCGATCGCAGGCACACCGGCCCGCTTCCGAGCGCTGGTGCAGGTCGCAGAGGCTCACGGTGTGGAGCGGCTTGTTCTGGTGTCCGGCCGCGGTGAGGCGGCGTGCCTGGAGTGGGAGGCGGCCCTGCGTGAGAGCAGCCTGGCCTGGACGGTGCTGCGGTCCGCCTGGTTCCAGCAGAACCTTTCGGAGGGGGACTTCGCGCCGATGGTGCGCGATGGCGCGCTGGCCGTGTCCCATGCCGACGTGCCCGAGCCCTTCGTGGATCTCGATGATCTGGCCGATGTGGCGGTGGCTGTGCTCTCGGGGCCCGGCCATGACGGGGAGATCCTGGAGGTCACCGGGCCTCGGCTGATCAGCTTCCGGCAACTGGCCGGCGTTCTCACCGAGGCCCTGGGCCGGCCCATCGGCATTGAGGCGCTCAGCCAGGCCGATCTGCTGGCCGCGGCGGCTGCCGGCGGGGCCTCCGAAGAGGAGCTGGGTCTGATCGACTACCTCTTCGGGGCGCTGCTGGATGGGCGCAATGCCCATCTCGGCGACGGCGTGCAGCGCGTTCTCGGCCGGGCACCCCGCGACGTGGCCGCCTTCGCCTGCGC
It encodes the following:
- a CDS encoding DUF2282 domain-containing protein: MNTPQAPQAVVSAAISGVLALGLVAAGAGESLAAKAGMEKCAGIARAGMNDCGTSTHSCAGEAKVSGDPEEWVYVPTGTCKKIVGGTLKTS
- a CDS encoding DUF692 domain-containing protein, which codes for MAASCITGVGLGLRSPHYADILSTRPAIPWFEALSDNYLGGGLPLHHLSRVRETYPITLHGVGLSLGSVDPLNTDYLQRLKALVDRMEPALVSDHLAWVSRGGRYFHDLAPLPYTEEALVHVVERVQRVQELLGRRILLENLSPYVSFAGADYPEWAFLAELADRADCFLLLDVNNVFVNAFNHGFDPEQYLDALPAERVKEIHLAGYEEQGCFLFDTHGREVQEGVWALYRRALQRFPGVPALIEWDNAIPPFDVLLAEAAKAEALRREPAAL
- a CDS encoding DNA-binding domain-containing protein, which produces MSLADLQQLFTAAALGRASEDDLARLDQHLQGSPVLPARQGIEAYRTSVAGKLLRSLEQIYPVCLQLVGPAFFQAMATAFLTTEVSHSPDLGDFGGGLPAFLAAFPPARPLPYLADVARLEWHWHRAFNAPDEEGLNLEALARVPPEQWPQLVFRLPAGSALIASDYPIHRIWQANAAADAQEQEIDLNAGGVHLFVWRDGHTTRVDPLEAQEWQLLEALGRCVPFGEICGLDVDLNDVTLASLLPLWVQRGWLCGFEVAGCGVEAQPPA
- a CDS encoding lysozyme inhibitor LprI family protein, whose protein sequence is MRILLALAVFWLPALPVQAQEGTEMTCLEAATTQLEMNQCAGLDLEAAESELNRVLADINLRYADKADFLNKLKMSQSAWQTLREANLDLRFPLEDKRVQYGSMVPMCVQTIDRQLVIERVAFLKQWLVGIDEGDVCGGSIQSSDCLENDCS
- a CDS encoding GNAT family N-acetyltransferase, whose translation is MLTCHPIDSCTIPELLALLNDARVRRYLMLHAPFTASSADDWLQVKQAEDRRPGCLIRAIRNGADLVGWCGIQKQDDSFELAIVLAPSQWSRGRDVLATLKTWGRQQGHTSLVALLPSSRPQRRAIARLFGQPSSETVLQGTVFNRYTIAL
- a CDS encoding BrnT family toxin yields the protein MNFECDPLKSAANQVKHGIDFLDAQALWSDPAVLEIPARTTDEPRFLVIGQIHRRHWSAVITYRGQAIRLISVRRSRPEEVQLYEQL
- the brnA gene encoding type II toxin-antitoxin system BrnA family antitoxin → MVEALDLDGARRSRLQQKRVNVDFPLWMVERLDHEATRLGVTRQSIIKVWLAERLEHGRPAASSQADSCLPSPQEKS
- a CDS encoding ester cyclase encodes the protein MTCLEQATLLAPPSPSTRTTLVLGSSGKTGRRIAARLHERGCAVRSGSRTASPAFHWEDPSTWSDVLSDVAQMVVILPSSLPIAGTPARFRALVQVAEAHGVERLVLVSGRGEAACLEWEAALRESSLAWTVLRSAWFQQNLSEGDFAPMVRDGALAVSHADVPEPFVDLDDLADVAVAVLSGPGHDGEILEVTGPRLISFRQLAGVLTEALGRPIGIEALSQADLLAAAAAGGASEEELGLIDYLFGALLDGRNAHLGDGVQRVLGRAPRDVAAFACAEAASGRWDTAPQSVVRRLIEQGINGGNEAVLTELLHHDYVYRAPGEELRGPAALQALFAGYRQAFPDLHVAITGSFDNGFMVATTFTLSGTHAGPLHGMPASGRSVSVDGIVHSRVRDGRIAEEWELIDMAALMQQLSG